A genomic stretch from Bdellovibrionales bacterium includes:
- a CDS encoding prolyl oligopeptidase family serine peptidase, with amino-acid sequence MKQILILYAVVFASFTSLAGTECQPLTSASFDFSLKTTTCYQSSFHAKSVKRNIGFNVLIPRGYSTSNDPMPYAVFLHGRGGDRNHITSIDGVNILDQDIRDGGAPFLIFAPNGGNHYWMNAAISKEKWGDMVTKDLIEYIEKNFHVIKNDPCKRALFGISMGGNGVLQLALNNPDVFCTGFAISPVFRTPKEIWTPSAPADSDLPKEDYDSYGTGKDYEARSARNLCEKRKKDTGTCLPYKNFRLIIGNSDPMLGETPDTRTFIEDLAKMHSEFEIGIKNCTKAEICGAHKDCNSHSASYWKCQLPEVMTWLSAQLKK; translated from the coding sequence ATGAAACAAATTCTTATTTTATATGCAGTGGTCTTTGCCTCATTCACAAGTCTCGCGGGAACCGAGTGTCAGCCTTTGACCTCGGCTTCCTTTGATTTTTCTTTGAAAACGACAACCTGCTATCAATCTTCATTTCATGCGAAAAGTGTTAAACGCAATATTGGCTTTAATGTCCTGATTCCCCGAGGCTACAGTACGAGTAACGATCCAATGCCTTACGCCGTGTTTTTGCACGGGCGCGGCGGAGACCGAAATCATATTACCTCTATTGATGGCGTAAATATTCTGGATCAAGATATTCGTGATGGTGGCGCACCTTTTTTAATTTTTGCACCCAATGGCGGCAATCACTACTGGATGAATGCGGCTATCTCGAAAGAAAAATGGGGTGACATGGTCACCAAGGATCTCATTGAGTACATCGAAAAGAACTTTCATGTGATTAAAAATGATCCTTGCAAGCGGGCGCTCTTTGGCATCTCCATGGGTGGCAATGGGGTTTTACAACTGGCCCTTAATAACCCCGACGTGTTTTGCACAGGCTTTGCCATAAGCCCGGTCTTTCGGACTCCGAAAGAAATCTGGACACCGTCGGCACCAGCGGATTCAGATCTGCCGAAAGAAGACTACGATTCTTACGGCACCGGCAAAGATTACGAAGCCCGCAGCGCTCGCAACCTCTGTGAGAAACGCAAGAAAGACACCGGCACTTGCCTCCCCTACAAGAATTTCCGTCTGATCATCGGTAATAGCGATCCAATGCTCGGTGAAACCCCTGACACGAGAACCTTCATCGAAGACCTAGCAAAGATGCATTCTGAATTTGAAATCGGCATTAAGAACTGCACGAAGGCTGAAATTTGTGGCGCCCATAAAGATTGCAATAGTCATTCAGCGAGCTACTGGAAGTGCCAGCTGCCCGAGGTGATGACCTGGTTGTCGGCACAGCTGAAAAAATAG
- a CDS encoding CBS domain-containing protein — protein sequence MKPTVKAIMTKDLMTIPAGSPVSKAWEIMEERKFRHLPVVNGNEQVIGILSQRDLNFIKNPEVIPVEYIMSAPVMFVDQNTPLRSAIFRMLEGKISSLLIANENQQAVGIVTTDDLLFYLAHLLDENKEQRFSVSSLLDLQTIGEAARQISNAGI from the coding sequence ATGAAACCGACTGTCAAAGCTATCATGACGAAAGATCTTATGACGATCCCCGCTGGCTCTCCTGTTAGCAAAGCTTGGGAAATCATGGAAGAGCGAAAGTTTCGCCACCTCCCTGTTGTCAACGGCAACGAACAAGTGATTGGGATTCTTTCGCAACGAGATCTGAACTTTATTAAAAACCCCGAAGTGATTCCGGTCGAATACATCATGTCCGCTCCAGTGATGTTCGTCGATCAAAATACTCCACTCCGTTCGGCTATTTTTAGAATGCTTGAAGGTAAAATCTCAAGTCTACTGATTGCCAACGAAAATCAGCAGGCTGTCGGTATCGTTACAACCGATGATCTGCTTTTTTATCTTGCTCATCTGCTTGATGAAAATAAAGAACAGCGTTTTTCTGTTTCAAGCCTGTTAGACTTGCAAACAATCGGCGAAGCCGCCAGGCAGATTTCAAACGCCGGGATTTAG
- a CDS encoding PAS domain S-box protein — protein MPILTQSLIKKLEDQKYALDQAAIVASTDAKGVIIYVNDKFCEVSGYNREELLGKTHRIVNSGSHPKEFFIDLWKTIASGKVWRGEVCNRKKNGDLYWVYTTIVPFLGDDGKISQYLSIRYEITDLKKAQQTILEQQEKLVAASRLSAIGEMAAAITHEINNPLGVILGRVEMLKSMLNDPTLDKEELFKVADTIEVTGQRIAKIVRSMKTMAHHSQEQELSAKVPVLSLIEDALDLCQHRFKNHGVDLKTPVIDPNLIIDCRSHQIVQVLVNLLNNSFDAVQQLPQKWVKIELQEHEHNIDIIITDSGAGIPEEVQKKMFNPFFSTKSVQYGTGLGLSISVGIIHKNGGSLQYDRKSPHTRFVIQLPKKLPKN, from the coding sequence ATGCCGATTTTAACACAGTCTCTCATTAAGAAACTTGAGGATCAGAAATACGCCCTGGATCAGGCCGCGATTGTTGCCAGCACCGACGCCAAAGGCGTTATAATCTATGTGAATGACAAGTTCTGCGAGGTTTCAGGCTATAATCGCGAGGAGCTTTTGGGCAAAACCCACCGTATTGTAAACTCCGGATCCCACCCAAAAGAGTTTTTCATCGACCTCTGGAAAACCATTGCGAGCGGCAAGGTTTGGCGAGGTGAGGTCTGCAATCGCAAGAAGAACGGCGATCTTTACTGGGTTTATACGACGATCGTTCCTTTTTTAGGCGACGACGGAAAAATCAGTCAATACCTGTCCATTCGCTATGAAATCACGGACCTTAAAAAAGCCCAGCAGACCATTCTTGAGCAGCAGGAAAAACTTGTGGCAGCCTCCAGACTTTCCGCGATCGGCGAGATGGCAGCCGCCATCACTCACGAAATCAATAATCCTTTAGGAGTTATTTTAGGACGGGTTGAAATGCTTAAAAGCATGCTGAATGATCCGACTTTGGATAAGGAGGAGCTCTTTAAGGTCGCGGATACGATCGAGGTCACAGGACAGAGAATTGCTAAAATCGTTCGCAGCATGAAGACCATGGCTCATCATTCTCAAGAGCAGGAGCTTTCCGCCAAGGTCCCCGTGCTCAGTCTGATTGAAGATGCTTTGGATCTTTGCCAGCACCGATTTAAAAATCACGGCGTTGATCTGAAGACGCCGGTGATTGATCCGAATCTTATTATAGACTGCCGCAGTCATCAGATCGTGCAGGTTCTGGTGAATCTGTTGAACAACTCCTTTGATGCTGTTCAGCAGTTGCCGCAAAAGTGGGTGAAGATCGAGCTTCAAGAACATGAACATAATATAGATATCATTATCACGGATAGCGGGGCTGGAATTCCTGAAGAAGTTCAAAAGAAAATGTTCAATCCATTTTTTTCGACCAAAAGCGTGCAGTATGGAACAGGGCTTGGTTTAAGTATTTCCGTTGGGATTATTCATAAAAATGGCGGCAGTCTTCAGTACGATCGAAAAAGTCCGCACACGCGCTTTGTCATTCAACTGCCAAAAAAACTTCCTAAAAATTAA
- a CDS encoding sigma-54-dependent Fis family transcriptional regulator, translating to MSQGNFGSIVVVDDDPEMLSMVHDHLKRSGYQVRAFNSSAEAVKYLSSGGLDALGTELLLTDLRMPEIDGLDLLQQVRRLPNHFPVIIMTAFATVDTAIEGLRRGAFDYITKPFKLNELSLTIERALNFYRLKMQNQVLSAEVRRSWGIQDIVGKSVAMKSIFDLIDRVSSANSSILITGESGSGKEVVARAIHNRSPRAQKPFIAINCTAIPEDLLESELFGHVKGSFTGATGDKKGLFEEADGGTLFLDEIGDMNIGLQAKLLRVLQERTIKPVGSNQLKNIDVRVIAATHKDMKKAIMNGSFREDLYYRLAVIPIVVPPLRHRMEDIPLLAHHFLRKYSAINHGKSLGFTQEALQKLMSMQWPGNVRELENMVERLVVLSHGPQIEAADIPDADQTSPEQFFGQSTSDSPTLQELEKRYMQLILEKVGGKKEKAAQILGINRRTLYRKEREYGFVHDDGTEGEADE from the coding sequence TTGTCACAAGGTAATTTCGGCTCTATCGTGGTAGTTGATGATGACCCAGAAATGCTCTCGATGGTTCATGATCATTTAAAACGCAGCGGTTATCAAGTCCGCGCTTTTAATAGCAGTGCGGAAGCCGTGAAATACCTGTCCTCCGGTGGTCTTGATGCCCTTGGAACGGAACTTCTGCTGACCGACCTACGCATGCCTGAAATCGACGGCTTAGATCTTTTGCAGCAGGTTCGCCGTCTGCCAAATCATTTTCCTGTCATTATTATGACCGCGTTTGCGACAGTAGATACGGCGATCGAAGGGCTTCGTCGCGGTGCTTTTGATTACATTACAAAGCCTTTTAAGCTTAATGAGCTTTCGCTCACGATCGAGCGCGCGCTGAATTTCTATCGCCTTAAAATGCAAAACCAAGTACTGAGCGCGGAAGTGCGCAGGTCTTGGGGCATTCAAGATATCGTCGGTAAGAGTGTCGCGATGAAGAGTATTTTTGATCTGATTGATCGTGTCTCTTCAGCCAATTCGAGTATTCTGATCACAGGCGAAAGCGGCTCCGGCAAAGAAGTCGTTGCCCGCGCGATTCACAATCGCAGCCCGCGAGCACAAAAGCCTTTTATCGCTATTAACTGCACGGCCATCCCTGAGGATTTGCTGGAATCTGAGCTCTTTGGCCATGTCAAAGGCAGTTTCACCGGCGCCACAGGTGATAAGAAAGGTCTTTTTGAAGAAGCCGATGGCGGGACTCTTTTCTTAGATGAAATTGGCGACATGAATATTGGTCTTCAAGCAAAACTTCTGCGGGTTTTGCAAGAAAGAACTATTAAACCCGTCGGCAGCAATCAGCTTAAGAACATCGACGTCCGTGTCATCGCGGCGACTCACAAAGATATGAAGAAAGCGATCATGAACGGCAGCTTCCGCGAAGACCTTTATTACCGCCTTGCCGTGATTCCAATCGTTGTTCCGCCTTTGCGTCATCGCATGGAAGATATTCCGCTTTTAGCCCATCACTTCCTTCGCAAATACTCTGCGATCAATCATGGAAAGTCTTTAGGTTTCACCCAGGAAGCTTTGCAAAAACTGATGAGCATGCAATGGCCAGGAAATGTGCGTGAACTTGAAAACATGGTGGAACGCCTTGTGGTTTTATCCCATGGACCGCAGATTGAAGCCGCCGACATTCCGGATGCAGATCAAACTTCACCAGAGCAATTCTTCGGTCAATCCACGTCGGACTCACCGACACTGCAAGAGCTTGAAAAACGCTACATGCAATTGATTCTTGAAAAAGTGGGCGGAAAAAAAGAAAAGGCCGCGCAGATTCTCGGCATCAATCGCCGGACTCTCTATCGCAAAGAACGTGAATACGGCTTTGTGCATGATGATGGTACTGAAGGCGAAGCCGACGAATAA